In Gemmatimonadota bacterium, a single genomic region encodes these proteins:
- a CDS encoding methyltransferase domain-containing protein — MKYVTAGVNLRRSVLDFDHMSLDAAGGRPCFADSAQAAGAIIMTNPWYVEYFGEDYYHFDHHEDTDLEVDGLARLIGRPDGSGVLDLGCGYGRVSTPLRKRGYRVVGYDLSPPLLKRARERDPAGTWVRGDMRFLPFSGRFDTVISLFNTLGYFEEEDENFRVLKSVSEALRPGGRLVCQLVNRDYLVRRFAAQEVHRRDGRILLEEREFDPVANRVHTQSTVLNGAEKRTYASSIRIYTVTELDLLLAAAGMTIGAVHGGLDFRPYDWDTNQLVIVAERTG, encoded by the coding sequence TTGAAATACGTGACGGCGGGGGTTAATCTGAGGCGTTCGGTCCTGGATTTCGACCATATGTCCCTCGATGCGGCAGGCGGCCGGCCCTGCTTTGCCGACAGCGCACAGGCGGCCGGAGCGATCATCATGACCAATCCCTGGTACGTCGAATACTTCGGCGAAGACTACTACCATTTCGACCACCACGAGGACACGGACCTCGAAGTGGATGGCCTCGCACGCCTGATCGGGCGTCCGGACGGGAGCGGGGTCCTGGACCTCGGCTGCGGTTACGGCCGCGTGAGCACGCCGCTGAGAAAACGCGGATACCGGGTCGTGGGATACGACCTGTCTCCCCCGTTGCTGAAACGCGCCCGCGAGCGGGATCCCGCGGGGACCTGGGTAAGGGGCGATATGCGCTTCCTGCCTTTTTCCGGACGGTTCGACACGGTCATCAGCCTGTTCAACACCCTGGGTTACTTCGAAGAGGAAGACGAGAATTTCAGGGTATTGAAATCGGTCTCCGAGGCACTGCGGCCCGGCGGGCGGCTCGTGTGCCAGCTCGTCAACCGCGACTACCTGGTCCGCCGGTTCGCCGCCCAGGAAGTCCATCGGCGGGACGGCCGCATCCTGCTCGAAGAGCGCGAGTTCGATCCCGTGGCCAACCGTGTCCATACGCAATCGACCGTGCTCAACGGCGCCGAAAAGCGGACGTACGCGTCATCCATACGGATCTACACGGTGACCGAACTGGACCTGCTCCTGGCCGCCGCGGGCATGACGATCGG